One Lampris incognitus isolate fLamInc1 chromosome 14, fLamInc1.hap2, whole genome shotgun sequence DNA window includes the following coding sequences:
- the cdyl gene encoding chromodomain Y-like protein, protein MAAEELYEVERIVDRRKNKKGKVEYLVRWRGYGTEEDTWEPESNLSSCLVYIQEFNRQREGTLLRSTRRSPNTAQSHSTSSNARKHISRLQPPSGNPSDHSSSVSGNTGQMTHSPLPSPVTTAFLAAVRQNQQTMLADHRGPDAKTDSQQTDHFSPRSTMGLIPSSLAGTARRSVDLAKTGIKILVPKSPMNSRVDSEESPSEAAHSLEPGGLEGDVVPPEVALLEKPAGLSLGPGQERARMGTRPRVHSLSPMPLPQVPITPAAMRSLNSTGSSALIEAVGASGMASLQSASAGKRRLEERSAFDKRLRFSVRQTESAYRYRDIVVKKQDGFTHILLSTKTSDNNALNPEVMKEIQSAMATAGSDDSKVVLLSAVGGVFCYGLDFLYFIRRLTEDKKKESIKMAETIRTFVNTFIQFKKPIVVAVNGPAVGLGAAILPLCDVVWANEKAWFQTPYTIYGQTPDACSSLTFPRIMGVASANEMLLSGRKLTAQEACSKGLVSQVLWPGTFTQEVMLRIKELVSVNSAVLRESKALMRNTSRSALEQANERECEALKRVWGSSQGTDSILKYLQRKIDEF, encoded by the exons ATGGCTGCGGAAGAGCTGTACGAG GTGGAGAGGATTGTGGACAGGAGGAAAAACAAGAAAGGAAAAGTAGAGTATTTGGTTCGCTGGAGAGGTTATGGTACTGAGGAGGATACCTGGGAGCCAGAGAGCAACCTGTCGAGCTGCCTGGTTTACATTCAGGAGTTTAACCGACAGAGGGAGGGCACTCTATTGCGGTCTACACGCCGCTCCCCAAACACAGCCCAGAGTCACAGCACCTCCAGCAATGCTCGCAAGCACATCTCCAGACTGCAGCCTCCCAGTGGAAACCCCTCTGACCACAGCAGCAGTGTAAGTGGGAACACTGGTCAAATGACACACTCGCCACTCCCCTCTCCAGTTACTACTGCATTCCTGGCTGCTGTCAGACAGAACCAGCAGACAATGCTGGCAGACCACAGGGGGCCTGACGCTAAAACAGACTCCCAGCAGACAGACCATTTCAGCCCAAGATCCACCATGGGTCTGATACCATCCTCTCTGGCTGGTACCGCCCGCCGCAGCGTTGATCTGGCCAAAACGGGGATCAAAATTTTGGTTCCAAAAAGCCCAATGAACAGCCGTGTGGATTCAGAGGAGTCTCCCAGCGAAGCGGCCCACAGCTTGGAGCCTGGAGGTCTGGAGGGTGATGTGGTGCCTCCAGAGGTGGCTCTGTTAGAGAAGCCTGCTGGTCTGTCGCTAGGTCCGGGACAGGAGAGGGCCCGCATGGGGACACGTCCCAGAGTCCACAGCCTGAGTCCTATGCCGCTGCCTCAAGTCCCCATCACACCTGCAGCTATGCGCTCCTTAAACAGCACAG GGTCCTCGGCATTGATAGAGGCTGTTGGTGCTAGTGGGATGGCCAGTCTGCAGAGCGCCTCAGCAGGGAAACGGCGTCTGGAAGAGCGCTCCGCCTTCGACAAGCGGCTGCGATTTAGCGTCCGTCAGACAGAGAGTGCCTACCGATACAGAGACATCGTGGTTAAGAAGCAGGATGGCTTCACACATATCCTGCTCTCCACCAAAACCTCTGACAACAACGCGCTCAACCCTGAG GTGATGAAGGAGATCCAGAGTGCCATGGCAACAGCAGGATCAGATGACAGTAAGGTGGTGTTGCTTAGTGCCGTTGGAGGTGTCTTCTGTTATGGCTTGGATTTCCTCTATTTTATCAGACGCTTGACTGAAgacaagaagaaagaaagcaTCAAGATGGCTGAAACCATCAG GACGTTCGTCAACACCTTCATCCAGTTTAAGAAGCCCATCGTGGTGGCAGTGAATGGACCCGCCGTTGGGCTTGGGGCTGCCATTCTGCCgctgtgtgatgtggtgtgggcCAATGAGAAGGCTTGGTTTCAGACCCCCTACACCATATATGGCCAGACCCCAGACGCCTGCTCCTCCCTCACCTTCCCCCGCATCATGGGTGTGGCATCG GCCAATGAGATGCTGTTGAGCGGTCGGAAGCTCACAGCCCAGGAAGCATGCTCTAAGGGTTTGGTGTCTCAGGTTCTGTGGCCTGGGACCTTTACTCAGGAAGTGATGCTCCGTATCAAGGAGCTGGTCTCTGTCAATTCAGCT GTGCTACGGGAGTCCAAAGCGCTGATGCGGAATACGAGCCGAAGTGCCCTGGAGCAAGCCAACGAGCGCGAGTGTGAAGCCTTGAAGAGAGTGTGGGGTTCTTCGCAAGGGACAGACTCCATCCTCAAGTACCTGCAGAGGAAAATTGACGAGTTTTAG
- the rpp40 gene encoding ribonuclease P protein subunit p40 has product MSAGLDRTPRTLLVCEKSSFDHDKSRLRSHVAQHCFNYKVSLLVPECDVFPPHLERTVNNFSRFYLVHGLPVYALLDKDFLETAVFKGSIYGLSYKTRIDEDNTFALLPSGRLVLSLDKDTYEVLGVEGKPSQYSSRRALRYVVTVDLKDASWAPGGKQYQRLLTSLKERLRLQSDFLLSQHHTDGGGSLEGFLSAYEWTEHRPQISHCVLTDLPCPDLVSSDLRGESQSCDPHSFLEWLGAVDAGAGCHNESSSFLSTYVCPEPNSVASRALRCCISGLLLPEDLFRLLEQMRRYFDQPKLTSWLAMTVHGMADSPVSWGTTEHGFLKGGENFYSLVVFQNHDYWLYMGTGSHDSCPP; this is encoded by the exons atgtcggcggGTCTGGACAGGACTCCCCGGACCCTGCTGGTCTGCGAGAAGTCCAGCTTCGACCATGACAAGTCGAGACTCCGCAGCCACGTTGCACAGCACTGCTTTAACTACAAG gtgtccctgTTAGTTCCTGAATGTGATGTTTTCCCCCCACATCTGGAGAGGACTGTCAACAACTTCAGCAGGTTTTATTTAGTCCACGGTTTACCTGTCTATGCGTTACTGGATAAAGACTTCCTGGAGACAGCTGTTTTTAAGG GCTCCATCTATGGTCTTTCTTATAAGACCAGAATAGACGAGGACAACACCTTTGCCCTTCTGCCCAGTG GGCGGCTGGTCCTGTCTCTGGATAAAGACACATATGAAGTGTTGGGAGTGGAGGGGAAGCCGTCGCAGTACAGCTCCAGACGAGCGCTGAGATACG TGGTGACTGTTGACCTGAAAGACGCGAGTTGGGCCCCTGGAGGGAAGCAATACCAGCGGCTCCTGACGAGTCTGAAGGAGCGACTCCGTCTCCAGAGTGACTTCCTGTTGTCCcagcatcacacag ACGGAGGCGGTTCTCTGGAGGGCTTCCTGTCTGCTTATGAGTGGACAGAACACAGACCTCAGATCAGCCACTGTGTGCTGACAGACCTGCCCTGCCCCGACCTCGTCTCTTCTGACCTGCGGGGGGAGTCGCAGTCATGTGACCCACACAGCTTCCTGGAGTGGCTGGGAGCCGTGGACGCAGGAGCCGGCTG TCACAATGAGTCCAGCAGCTTCCTGTCGACCTATGTTTGTCCAGAGCCCAACAGCGTGGCGAGTCGAGCCCTGCGTTGCTGCATCAGTGGCCTGCTTCTTCCTGAAGACCTCTTCAGACTGCTGGAGCAGATGAG GCGGTACTTTGACCAACCCAAGCTGACTTCCTGGCTGGCGATGACGGTGCATGGCATGGCAGACAGTCCGGTGTCGTGGGGAACCACTGAGCACGGCTTCCTGAAGGGGGGAGAGAACTTCTACAGTCTGGTGGTTTTCCAAAACCATGACTACTGGCTCTACATGGGTACGGGGTCACATGACAGCTGTCCTCCATGA
- the lyrm4 gene encoding LYR motif-containing protein 4 yields the protein MASSARSQAIALYRMLVKESKKFPSYNYRTYALRRIQDGFRENMNEENPKNLDRLLNQARESLALVKRQVSVGQLYKSQRTIVEDRGV from the exons ATGGCGTCCTCCGCTCGCAGTCAGGCTATTGCTTTGTACAGAATGCTCGTCAAGGAAAGCAAGAAATTTCCGTCGTATAATTACAG AACTTACGCCCTGCGCCGAATTCAGGATGGTTTTCGGGAGAACATGAATGAGGAGAACCCGAAGAACCTGGACCGGCTGTTGAACCAGGCCAGAGAGAGCCTGGCCCTCGTCAAGAGACAG GTGTCCGTCGGTCAGCTGTACAAGAGCCAGAGGACCATTGTGGAGGACCGAGGTGTGTGA